In Spartinivicinus poritis, a genomic segment contains:
- the ftsW gene encoding putative lipid II flippase FtsW, with product MLSKSLNNSPVDLALLLIAVMLLALGLVMVTSASIEVAASQYKDPLFHFYRQLTYLLISLLLASCIFMVPMNSWLRFGPALLFAAMGLLIAVLLIGREINGSVRWISLGLFNLQASELAKLFFIVYLAGYSVRQQEAVQNTWLGLIKPMGLLSIATFLLLLEPDFGAVVVLMSTAIGMLFMAGVKLWRFSILILVCAGAAAAIAVSQPYRMARLTTYIDPWSHQFDSGYQLTQALIAFGRGEWFGVGLGNSIQKSFYLPEAHTDFVFAVLAEETGLVGALLVISLLIGLTLRSLFIGLQAQQRGLTFSGYLAYGIGLLFGMQSLINIGVNTGLLPTKGLTLPFLSYGGSSLIVNCLALAVLFRIGYESRLVASKPSPKKRKKGRASK from the coding sequence ATGCTCAGTAAATCGCTGAATAACTCACCTGTTGATCTAGCACTGCTGTTAATTGCAGTTATGCTGTTAGCGCTGGGCTTGGTCATGGTGACATCTGCATCAATTGAAGTGGCTGCATCTCAATATAAAGACCCGCTGTTTCATTTTTACCGACAATTGACTTATTTATTAATCAGTTTATTGTTGGCCAGCTGCATATTTATGGTGCCGATGAATAGCTGGCTTAGGTTTGGTCCTGCTTTACTTTTTGCGGCAATGGGACTGTTAATTGCCGTGCTGCTGATTGGCCGTGAAATTAACGGTAGTGTGCGCTGGATTAGTTTAGGGCTTTTTAACTTACAAGCCTCTGAGCTCGCTAAATTATTTTTTATTGTTTATTTGGCAGGCTACTCTGTCAGGCAACAAGAAGCAGTGCAAAACACCTGGTTAGGGCTTATTAAACCTATGGGGTTGTTATCTATCGCTACCTTTTTACTGCTACTTGAGCCTGATTTTGGTGCAGTAGTTGTATTGATGAGTACAGCTATTGGCATGTTATTTATGGCTGGGGTTAAGTTGTGGCGATTTTCTATTTTAATTTTGGTTTGTGCGGGTGCGGCAGCAGCAATAGCGGTATCACAACCTTATCGGATGGCTAGGCTAACCACTTATATTGATCCATGGAGTCATCAGTTTGATAGTGGTTATCAACTTACGCAGGCATTAATTGCATTTGGCCGTGGCGAATGGTTTGGCGTTGGATTAGGAAACAGTATCCAAAAATCGTTTTATTTACCGGAAGCTCATACTGACTTCGTGTTTGCAGTATTGGCTGAAGAAACGGGGTTGGTAGGCGCTTTACTTGTTATTAGTTTATTGATCGGTCTAACCCTACGTTCACTGTTTATTGGTTTGCAAGCACAACAACGTGGCCTGACTTTTTCTGGGTATTTAGCTTATGGCATTGGCTTATTATTTGGTATGCAGTCATTGATTAATATTGGTGTAAATACAGGGCTGTTGCCCACTAAAGGGCTAACATTACCTTTTTTAAGTTATGGTGGCAGTAGCTTAATTGTTAACTGTCTTGCGTTAGCCGTTTTATTTCGTATTGGCTATGAATCTAGGCTTGTTGCGAGTAAACCCTCTCCTAAAAAGCGTAAAAAAGGGAGGGCCAGTAAATGA
- the murG gene encoding undecaprenyldiphospho-muramoylpentapeptide beta-N-acetylglucosaminyltransferase: MSQLQNKGTVVVMAGGTGGHIFPALATANLFRDRGYQVHWLGTENSMEAELIPKYDLPISLIPIKGVRGKGVMGLIKAPIRLIRSIWQARKLFKQLKPVCVLGMGGFVTGPGGVAAKLLGIPLVIHEQNAIPGLTNQLLAKVANRVLEAFPGTFQSQQKVFCTGNPVRSEIVNVDTSKQSRPPLKLLVVGGSLGAKAINDIMPTVVKSCIKQGVSLELWHQTGKQHFTEVKTAYQAEDFPNIKVEPFIADMAAAYQWADIVLCRAGALTISELASAGVPALLVPYPFAVDDHQTKNAEFLVRNEAALLIPQSMLTAEKLVDMLIDFSKSPEKLVAMATNAHQLAEPAATDKVVQHCLEISYG, from the coding sequence ATGAGTCAACTGCAAAATAAGGGTACAGTTGTTGTGATGGCTGGCGGTACAGGTGGACATATTTTCCCTGCTTTAGCAACAGCCAACTTATTTAGAGATAGAGGCTATCAAGTCCATTGGCTAGGTACCGAAAATAGTATGGAAGCGGAGTTGATCCCTAAATACGATTTACCAATCAGCTTGATTCCTATAAAAGGCGTTCGTGGTAAAGGTGTAATGGGATTGATTAAGGCACCAATACGTTTAATACGCTCTATTTGGCAGGCAAGAAAATTATTTAAACAGTTAAAGCCCGTTTGTGTTTTAGGAATGGGTGGTTTTGTTACGGGGCCTGGTGGCGTCGCAGCAAAACTGTTGGGCATACCGTTAGTGATTCATGAACAGAATGCCATTCCTGGCTTAACTAATCAGTTGTTGGCTAAGGTGGCAAACCGGGTGTTGGAAGCATTTCCAGGTACTTTCCAAAGCCAGCAAAAAGTATTTTGTACCGGAAACCCCGTTCGCTCAGAAATTGTTAATGTTGATACTTCTAAGCAATCACGGCCGCCACTTAAATTATTAGTGGTTGGAGGAAGCCTAGGAGCTAAAGCGATCAATGATATTATGCCTACTGTGGTAAAAAGCTGTATTAAACAAGGGGTTTCTCTTGAGCTGTGGCATCAGACAGGTAAACAGCACTTTACTGAAGTTAAAACCGCTTATCAGGCTGAGGATTTTCCTAATATTAAGGTTGAACCTTTTATTGCTGATATGGCAGCGGCTTATCAGTGGGCGGATATTGTTTTATGTAGAGCTGGGGCACTCACCATTTCTGAATTAGCCAGTGCAGGAGTACCCGCGTTATTAGTGCCTTACCCATTTGCAGTTGATGACCACCAGACGAAAAATGCTGAATTTTTAGTACGCAATGAAGCAGCGCTATTAATACCACAGTCAATGCTAACGGCTGAAAAACTGGTAGATATGTTAATTGATTTTTCAAAATCCCCTGAAAAACTTGTTGCAATGGCAACTAATGCCCACCAGCTTGCTGAACCTGCAGCTACCGACAAAGTTGTTCAGCACTGCTTGGAGATAAGTTATGGCTAA
- the murC gene encoding UDP-N-acetylmuramate--L-alanine ligase, whose translation MANHTQQLSTTFEVPEMRRVRRIHFVGIGGAGMCGIAEVLLNQGYEISGSDIKASAVTDRLASLGVIICIGHRSEHVENASVVVVSTAVADDNPEVLAAQKQRIPVVPRAEMLAELMRYRHGIAIAGTHGKTTTTSLMASVLAQGGFDPTFIIGGKLNSAGTNAKLGGSRYLVAEADESDASFLHLQPMITVVTNIDADHMATYEGDFEKLKQTFIDFLHHLPFYGLAVLCVDDPVVREILPQVKRPIVTYGLTEDADYWADNIQQQATQTTFSVHCAGEETPFEITLNMPGNHNVLNALATIAIAKDEGIANQDIITALVNFQGVGRRFQVYGEFETGVGQAMLVDDYGHHPREVEATINAIRQGWPDKRLVMIYQPHRYSRTRDLYEDFVDVLSEVDVLLLMEVYPAGEKPIKGADGPSLCRSIRQRGKLEPIYVKRDADITSVLRDVIQDGDLLITQGAGDIGGLASYLAEINCCFVKDQKGDA comes from the coding sequence ATGGCTAACCATACACAACAGTTATCGACTACTTTTGAAGTGCCGGAAATGCGTCGAGTGCGCCGAATTCACTTTGTTGGAATTGGTGGCGCAGGGATGTGTGGCATTGCTGAAGTGCTATTAAATCAGGGGTATGAGATCAGTGGTTCTGACATAAAAGCATCGGCAGTCACTGACCGGTTAGCCTCTTTGGGCGTAATAATTTGTATCGGCCATCGTTCTGAACATGTAGAAAATGCGAGTGTAGTAGTGGTTTCTACAGCGGTAGCAGATGACAATCCGGAAGTGTTAGCAGCTCAAAAGCAGCGTATTCCTGTTGTGCCTAGGGCAGAAATGTTGGCAGAGCTAATGCGCTATCGACATGGCATTGCTATAGCAGGTACCCATGGTAAAACCACCACTACCAGTTTGATGGCCTCTGTGTTGGCTCAGGGTGGTTTTGATCCTACTTTTATTATTGGTGGAAAATTAAACTCTGCAGGCACAAATGCTAAATTAGGGGGCAGTCGTTACTTGGTGGCTGAAGCAGATGAAAGCGATGCATCTTTTTTACATTTGCAGCCTATGATTACAGTGGTTACCAATATTGATGCTGATCATATGGCAACCTATGAAGGGGATTTTGAAAAGCTCAAACAAACCTTTATTGATTTTCTACATCACTTGCCGTTTTATGGGTTAGCTGTGTTATGTGTTGATGACCCTGTGGTAAGAGAAATTTTACCCCAGGTTAAGCGACCTATTGTCACCTATGGCCTGACGGAAGATGCTGATTACTGGGCTGATAATATTCAGCAGCAAGCAACACAGACCACTTTCTCTGTTCATTGTGCTGGTGAAGAAACACCATTTGAAATTACCCTTAATATGCCTGGCAATCATAATGTTTTAAATGCTTTGGCAACAATTGCTATAGCTAAAGATGAAGGTATAGCGAATCAAGACATTATTACTGCATTGGTGAACTTTCAGGGAGTGGGGCGTCGCTTCCAGGTTTATGGTGAGTTTGAAACAGGTGTCGGTCAGGCAATGTTGGTAGATGATTATGGTCATCACCCACGAGAGGTTGAAGCAACAATTAATGCAATTCGACAAGGCTGGCCTGATAAAAGATTGGTGATGATTTATCAACCACACCGCTATAGTCGAACCCGTGATCTTTATGAAGACTTTGTTGATGTGCTATCAGAAGTCGATGTTTTACTGTTAATGGAAGTCTATCCAGCGGGTGAAAAGCCTATAAAAGGGGCGGATGGGCCAAGCTTATGTCGCAGTATTCGTCAACGAGGCAAACTGGAGCCTATTTATGTAAAGCGAGACGCAGATATTACCAGTGTGCTGAGGGATGTTATTCAAGATGGAGATTTATTAATCACTCAGGGAGCAGGTGATATCGGTGGGCTTGCAAGCTATTTAGCAGAAATTAACTGCTGCTTTGTCAAAGATCAAAAAGGTGATGCATGA
- a CDS encoding D-alanine--D-alanine ligase, translating to MSNQFGHVAVLYGGLSAEREVSLKSGQEIYQALIKEGVNASLIDVGKNIIQQLQDAKPIDIAFIALHGRGGEDGTLQALLEFMEIPYTGSGVMASALAMDKYRSKLLWQGLGLPTPVFQLFQKSQQTTELSPKVAFPCVLKPAKEGSSIGITKVNTAEEFSAALTTALQFDDDVLAEPWITGAEFTVAILNEQALSPIELKTDRTFYDYEAKYIANDTQYICPCNLSSRKQHELKKLALEAFESLGCDGWGRVDVMQDQAGDFWVLEVNTVPGMTDHSLVPMAAKEEGYSFSKLVLEILATAQ from the coding sequence ATGAGTAATCAGTTTGGACATGTAGCAGTACTTTATGGTGGTTTGTCTGCGGAGCGTGAAGTTTCACTGAAAAGTGGCCAGGAAATTTATCAAGCATTAATCAAGGAAGGGGTTAACGCTTCATTGATTGATGTGGGGAAAAATATTATTCAACAGTTGCAGGATGCAAAGCCCATTGATATTGCTTTTATTGCTTTACATGGCCGAGGTGGCGAGGATGGCACTTTACAAGCACTGCTGGAATTTATGGAGATTCCCTATACAGGTAGTGGTGTAATGGCTTCAGCATTAGCTATGGATAAATACCGGTCGAAACTACTTTGGCAAGGTTTAGGTTTGCCAACACCAGTATTTCAGCTGTTTCAAAAAAGCCAGCAAACAACGGAGTTGTCACCTAAAGTTGCATTTCCTTGTGTTCTAAAGCCTGCTAAAGAAGGCTCTAGTATTGGAATTACTAAAGTGAATACGGCTGAAGAATTTTCAGCTGCTTTAACTACTGCGCTACAGTTTGATGATGATGTTTTAGCAGAGCCCTGGATAACAGGTGCAGAATTTACGGTTGCCATTTTAAATGAGCAGGCACTGTCACCAATTGAATTAAAAACTGATCGAACATTTTATGACTACGAAGCCAAATATATTGCTAACGATACACAATATATTTGCCCCTGTAATTTATCATCTAGAAAACAACATGAGCTGAAAAAACTGGCGTTAGAGGCTTTTGAAAGTTTAGGGTGTGATGGGTGGGGACGTGTAGATGTTATGCAAGATCAAGCAGGTGATTTTTGGGTTTTAGAAGTAAACACTGTACCAGGTATGACTGATCATAGTTTGGTGCCAATGGCTGCTAAAGAGGAAGGCTATAGTTTTTCGAAATTAGTGTTAGAAATCCTGGCCACAGCGCAATAG
- a CDS encoding cell division protein FtsQ/DivIB produces MMYPVRLRDNNGINRKQVKRRGASKKKQTQKKSIKWGRLLGSFLKLSLVACFVGVSVWCWPKLTDYFNQPVKRVQVEGQFVALKKASVQQLVVPYLSSRFFNIDLTGLQTDLVKIPWVESVALRRVWPDQIQVKIVEHIAVARWNDDELLSNKGSRFKPEKLTGLKSLPKLTGPVGTEQQVMAQYHKIAQLIRPLGMSIKQLNVSSRGALVFVTDHFRVLVGRDDVVKKIQRFVKVYKAQLVGKKELIKSVDVRYSSGVAVTWNASELKS; encoded by the coding sequence ATGATGTACCCTGTGCGGTTACGCGACAATAACGGTATAAATCGTAAACAAGTCAAACGTCGAGGAGCAAGTAAAAAAAAGCAAACACAAAAAAAGTCAATAAAATGGGGCAGGTTGCTTGGGAGCTTTCTAAAATTATCTTTAGTGGCTTGTTTTGTTGGTGTAAGCGTCTGGTGCTGGCCAAAACTGACTGACTATTTTAACCAGCCAGTAAAGCGAGTACAGGTTGAAGGTCAGTTTGTTGCATTAAAAAAAGCAAGTGTGCAGCAGCTAGTAGTGCCTTACCTAAGCAGTCGTTTTTTTAATATTGACTTAACTGGCTTGCAAACAGATTTAGTGAAAATACCCTGGGTTGAGTCTGTGGCTTTACGACGAGTGTGGCCAGACCAAATTCAGGTAAAAATAGTTGAACATATAGCAGTTGCACGCTGGAATGATGATGAACTGTTAAGTAACAAAGGAAGCCGGTTTAAGCCTGAAAAGTTGACAGGGTTAAAAAGCTTACCAAAGTTAACAGGGCCTGTCGGAACAGAACAGCAGGTTATGGCTCAATATCATAAAATAGCGCAACTTATTCGCCCATTAGGGATGTCAATTAAGCAGCTAAATGTCAGCTCAAGAGGGGCTCTGGTATTTGTAACGGATCATTTTCGTGTGCTGGTTGGCAGGGACGATGTGGTTAAGAAAATACAGCGGTTTGTTAAAGTCTACAAAGCGCAGCTAGTAGGAAAAAAGGAGCTAATTAAATCAGTTGATGTACGTTATAGCAGCGGCGTAGCAGTGACGTGGAATGCTAGTGAGTTAAAAAGCTAA
- the ftsA gene encoding cell division protein FtsA translates to MATSQDGKMIVGLDIGTSKVVAIVGEVADDGTLKVVGIGAHPSRGLKKGVVVNIESTVQSIQRAIEEAELMAGCQIHSVYAGIAGSHINSLNSHGIVAIRDREVSPADVDRVIDAAQAVAIPADQKILHILPQEYVVDTQEGVKEPLGMSGVRLEAKVHLVTCAVNAAQNIEKCVKRCNLEVEDIILEQLASSYSVLTEDEKELGVCLVDIGGGTTDIAVFTSGSIRHTEVIPIAGDQVTNDIAMALRTPTQHAEEIKIKYACALTQLARAEELIKVPSVGDRPPRDLSRQALAEVVEPRYEELFTLVQGALRRSGFEELIPAGIVLTGGTAKMEGVVELAEEIFHMPVRLGMPTDIKGLSDVVKNPIFSTGVGLLHYGLQHQKEGSVAMPVRSAAKVNIFSRMKHWFQGNF, encoded by the coding sequence ATGGCAACGTCTCAAGACGGAAAAATGATAGTCGGTCTAGACATTGGTACATCTAAAGTAGTCGCTATAGTGGGCGAAGTGGCTGATGATGGTACGTTAAAAGTGGTCGGCATTGGTGCTCATCCATCACGTGGGTTGAAAAAAGGCGTTGTTGTAAATATCGAGTCTACTGTTCAGTCAATTCAGAGAGCGATAGAAGAAGCTGAATTAATGGCTGGCTGTCAGATTCACTCGGTATATGCTGGTATTGCCGGTAGCCACATTAATAGTTTGAATTCCCATGGTATTGTGGCCATTCGAGATCGAGAAGTCTCCCCAGCTGATGTCGATCGGGTGATTGATGCAGCCCAGGCGGTAGCTATTCCTGCGGATCAGAAAATTCTACATATTTTGCCTCAAGAATATGTAGTGGATACCCAGGAGGGTGTTAAAGAGCCACTGGGTATGTCAGGGGTCCGATTGGAAGCAAAGGTTCATCTGGTTACCTGTGCAGTGAATGCGGCACAAAATATTGAAAAATGTGTTAAGCGCTGCAACTTAGAAGTAGAAGATATTATTTTGGAACAGTTAGCATCTAGTTACTCAGTGTTAACTGAAGATGAAAAAGAGCTAGGGGTTTGTCTGGTTGATATTGGTGGAGGCACTACGGATATTGCTGTATTTACTAGTGGTTCGATTCGGCATACTGAAGTAATTCCTATTGCTGGTGATCAGGTAACCAATGATATTGCAATGGCGCTTCGCACGCCTACGCAGCACGCTGAAGAAATTAAAATTAAATACGCTTGTGCATTGACTCAGTTGGCAAGGGCGGAAGAATTAATAAAAGTACCTAGTGTAGGTGACCGCCCACCACGGGATTTATCACGGCAAGCACTAGCAGAGGTAGTTGAGCCTCGTTACGAAGAATTATTTACCCTGGTACAAGGGGCGCTCAGGCGTAGTGGTTTTGAAGAGCTGATTCCTGCAGGCATCGTTCTGACTGGTGGCACCGCAAAAATGGAAGGTGTTGTGGAGTTGGCTGAAGAAATTTTTCATATGCCCGTTAGGTTAGGCATGCCTACGGATATTAAAGGACTTTCTGATGTGGTAAAAAACCCAATTTTCTCGACAGGTGTCGGGTTGTTACATTATGGGTTACAACATCAAAAAGAAGGCAGTGTTGCCATGCCTGTAAGATCTGCCGCTAAAGTTAATATCTTTAGCCGGATGAAACATTGGTTTCAAGGAAACTTTTAA
- the ftsZ gene encoding cell division protein FtsZ encodes MFELVDNVPQNAVIKVVGVGGGGGNAVNHMLNKHVDGVDFICANTDAQALKNLAAKTVLQLGTGVTKGLGAGANPDVGREAALEDRDRIAEVLNGADMVFITAGMGGGTGTGAAPVVAQVAKEMGILTVAVVTRPFPFEGRKRMIVADEGIKELAENVDSLITIPNEKLLPVLGKDASLLSAFSAANDVLLGAVQGIADLIIRPGMINVDFADVRTVMSEMGMAMMGTGSATGSNRAVEAAEVAIRSPLLEDVNLHGARGILVNITAGLDLSLGEFSEVGNTVEQFASENATVVVGTVIDPDMSDELRVTVVATGLGANDAADAPVKVVDNTKSDGTLDYNKLDRPTVMRKQAAAGTGNQVVQPERTRNTDNMDYLDIPAFLRRQAD; translated from the coding sequence ATGTTTGAGTTGGTTGATAATGTGCCGCAAAACGCGGTCATTAAAGTTGTCGGTGTGGGCGGCGGAGGTGGCAATGCTGTCAACCACATGTTAAATAAGCACGTCGATGGCGTTGATTTTATCTGTGCAAACACAGATGCTCAAGCGTTAAAAAATTTGGCGGCAAAAACCGTTTTGCAATTAGGCACTGGTGTGACTAAAGGGTTAGGTGCAGGTGCTAATCCTGACGTTGGCCGTGAAGCGGCACTTGAAGATCGCGATCGAATTGCTGAAGTGTTAAATGGCGCTGATATGGTATTTATCACTGCCGGTATGGGTGGTGGCACAGGTACTGGTGCAGCTCCAGTTGTTGCGCAAGTTGCTAAAGAAATGGGTATTTTAACCGTTGCTGTAGTCACTAGACCCTTCCCTTTTGAAGGGCGTAAGCGGATGATTGTGGCTGATGAAGGGATTAAAGAATTAGCAGAAAATGTTGATTCTTTAATCACAATTCCTAATGAAAAATTGTTACCTGTATTAGGAAAAGATGCCAGTTTATTATCAGCATTTAGTGCGGCAAATGATGTATTGCTTGGTGCAGTGCAAGGTATTGCTGATCTAATTATTCGTCCGGGAATGATTAACGTCGACTTTGCAGACGTGCGCACAGTAATGTCTGAAATGGGCATGGCAATGATGGGAACAGGTTCTGCGACAGGTTCTAATCGAGCAGTAGAAGCAGCTGAAGTTGCGATTCGTAGTCCACTTTTAGAGGATGTAAACTTACACGGCGCTCGTGGAATATTGGTTAATATTACAGCAGGATTAGATCTTTCTTTGGGCGAGTTCTCAGAAGTGGGTAATACTGTAGAGCAGTTTGCTTCAGAAAATGCTACCGTAGTGGTTGGCACCGTAATTGACCCTGATATGTCTGATGAGTTACGAGTCACCGTGGTAGCAACAGGGTTAGGGGCGAATGATGCAGCTGATGCACCTGTTAAAGTAGTCGATAATACCAAAAGCGATGGTACTTTAGACTACAATAAATTAGATCGCCCTACAGTCATGAGAAAACAAGCTGCCGCCGGAACAGGCAACCAAGTTGTCCAGCCGGAACGGACTCGTAATACAGACAATATGGATTACTTGGATATACCTGCATTTTTAAGAAGGCAAGCTGACTAG
- the lpxC gene encoding UDP-3-O-acyl-N-acetylglucosamine deacetylase → MIRQRTLKNIIRATGVGLHSGEKVYLTLKPAPVDTGIVFCRTDLDPVVEIPAKASFVGDTTLCTSLMNNDGIRVDTVEHLLSAMAGLGIDNAYVEVSSHEVPIMDGSAGPFVFLIQSAGIEEQNAAKKFIRIKKEVTYKEGDKVATFLPFDGFKVTFTIDFDHPVFKGNIQTASVDFSSTSFVKEVSRARTFGFMRDIEYLRSKNLALGGSVDNAIVVDDYRILNEDGLRYDDEFVRHKMLDAIGDLYLLGNSLIGEYRAVKSGHALNNKVLRALMAQEDAWEVVTFEDPAEAPISYMRPVAAV, encoded by the coding sequence ATGATTAGACAAAGAACTTTAAAAAACATTATCCGTGCTACGGGAGTAGGTCTACATTCGGGAGAAAAAGTCTACTTGACATTGAAGCCAGCTCCTGTAGATACGGGAATCGTTTTTTGTCGGACAGACTTAGATCCGGTTGTAGAAATACCCGCAAAAGCAAGTTTTGTTGGTGACACTACTTTGTGTACATCACTAATGAATAATGATGGCATTAGGGTAGACACTGTTGAGCACTTGCTTTCAGCAATGGCAGGCCTCGGCATTGACAATGCCTATGTAGAAGTAAGCTCCCATGAAGTACCTATCATGGATGGCAGTGCAGGGCCTTTTGTTTTCTTAATTCAATCCGCAGGGATTGAAGAGCAAAACGCAGCAAAGAAGTTTATTCGAATTAAAAAAGAGGTTACCTATAAAGAAGGTGATAAAGTAGCAACCTTCTTACCATTTGATGGCTTTAAAGTGACCTTTACTATTGATTTCGATCACCCTGTCTTTAAAGGCAATATCCAAACAGCTTCTGTTGATTTTTCCAGCACCTCTTTCGTAAAAGAAGTCAGTCGCGCAAGAACTTTTGGTTTTATGCGAGATATTGAATATCTCCGATCTAAAAACTTAGCTCTTGGTGGTAGTGTTGACAATGCGATAGTTGTTGATGACTACCGAATACTGAATGAAGATGGCTTACGTTATGATGACGAGTTTGTCAGACATAAAATGCTTGATGCCATTGGTGACTTGTACTTACTAGGTAATAGCTTAATTGGTGAGTATCGTGCGGTTAAATCTGGGCATGCTTTAAATAATAAGGTATTACGTGCCTTGATGGCGCAAGAAGATGCATGGGAAGTAGTCACGTTTGAAGATCCTGCTGAAGCTCCTATCTCATACATGCGGCCAGTAGCTGCAGTATAA
- a CDS encoding M23 family metallopeptidase codes for MNIIIVRRKLDRSRTFHIGPFGLTFLVLTLLVALISLSIWGTYTYLTPLSAQSLNNQTTQHWQGEIASQRRELSALKDQATAELDALALRVSQLQSRLVRLDALGERLTQIADLDNGEFDFSEPPGLGGPESNDIDEAFKPPQFIDLIDQLIKQIDNREAQLELLGDLITSRKIKSDVLIAGSPIRKGWLSSRFGRRTDPINGRYAWHKGVDFAGKYGSGIFSVGSGVITWAGSRGGYGNMVEVNHGNGFVTRYAHNSKILVKVGDLVKKGQKIALMGSSGRATGPHVHFEVYKDGKAVNPARYISRANG; via the coding sequence ATGAATATTATTATTGTCCGACGAAAGCTAGATAGATCGCGAACATTTCATATTGGCCCTTTTGGGCTTACATTTCTTGTACTTACTCTACTTGTTGCTCTTATCAGCCTCTCTATTTGGGGCACCTATACCTACCTGACCCCTCTTTCAGCTCAATCCCTTAATAATCAAACTACTCAACATTGGCAAGGAGAAATAGCCAGTCAGCGACGTGAGCTTAGTGCACTTAAGGATCAGGCGACCGCTGAGCTGGATGCGTTAGCATTACGAGTGTCTCAGTTACAAAGTCGACTAGTTAGGCTAGATGCTTTGGGCGAGCGTCTTACCCAAATAGCTGACTTAGATAATGGTGAGTTTGATTTTAGTGAGCCTCCTGGGTTAGGTGGTCCTGAATCTAATGATATTGATGAAGCATTTAAGCCTCCTCAATTTATTGACCTGATAGATCAGCTGATCAAACAAATCGACAACCGAGAAGCTCAATTAGAGTTGTTAGGTGATTTAATTACCTCGCGAAAAATAAAGAGTGACGTATTAATCGCAGGTAGCCCAATAAGGAAAGGCTGGCTATCTTCTCGATTTGGTCGGCGAACAGACCCTATCAATGGGCGTTATGCCTGGCATAAAGGTGTTGATTTTGCGGGTAAATATGGATCTGGTATTTTTTCTGTGGGGTCGGGAGTAATTACATGGGCTGGCTCACGAGGTGGCTATGGCAACATGGTTGAAGTGAATCATGGTAATGGTTTTGTTACTCGTTATGCTCATAACAGTAAAATCTTAGTTAAAGTAGGTGACTTAGTAAAAAAAGGGCAAAAAATTGCTTTAATGGGCAGCAGTGGACGAGCAACAGGTCCACATGTTCATTTTGAAGTGTATAAAGACGGAAAAGCTGTTAACCCCGCCAGATACATTTCCCGTGCAAATGGGTAA